The following are from one region of the Aspergillus luchuensis IFO 4308 DNA, chromosome 4, nearly complete sequence genome:
- a CDS encoding uncharacterized protein (COG:S;~EggNog:ENOG410PQHJ;~InterPro:IPR036864,IPR007219,IPR001138;~PFAM:PF00172,PF04082;~go_function: GO:0000981 - DNA-binding transcription factor activity, RNA polymerase II-specific [Evidence IEA];~go_function: GO:0003677 - DNA binding [Evidence IEA];~go_function: GO:0008270 - zinc ion binding [Evidence IEA];~go_process: GO:0006351 - transcription, DNA-templated [Evidence IEA];~go_process: GO:0006355 - regulation of transcription, DNA-templated [Evidence IEA]): MPQPQTYRRRVSVACEVCRRKRIKCDGAKPSCAGCLSYAENCEYKYDKEKRKPPTKQHIQALNARIEFLESQLAKYQPQESDKISKTTHQLQSQDGKVGNKDISGAQSESLDPIDDITDVLGGLSIGEGDQLRYFGSRSNLSFMERQGAKPFTFRQNPNRPLQPIGVDPEIREELLDIYWNWQNPWQYLVYQKVFLRSLEAQLDDGYCTPLLLHSMLALAARYSDNPKVRTVPNDSSTAGDGFSQKAQALLFEEIKAPRVSTIVAAAHLSLFEMAKDNEPSGWIYLGIAIRMAYNLGLHINPHLWVSSGSMTPDEVELRSIAWWGCYMIEKLFTVGIGRPSIIIERDIQVDFPSNLADVEYGQWNGHSISSVSHPSLSYSITTFIKTCQLLRLAARPLDDIYSPGHIVSLTEKKSIMTKTDIALTALYNNLPSVLRLPPTPSRPLPPHMYCFHMHFYTLVILLHRPFIAIPSDNGPSRRSINESATTSLETCIKAAEKVTVLFRAYAKFFTLRKVSISVVDPARTAAFIHLFNMTSKDRQIRDKSRQLFLETLHYLEQMSIAWGWSKRSVRALGLVSQKWRVHDIVKNRGQSPVDSSLVYQDERQNQGSEIAGSFDAWLQDPLDLPLAVQAAEDSSPLLGGSLHMDQELFNPHNFLSAGDDAFLSGPLPDTDWEHGFDL, from the exons atgcccCAACCACAAACATACCGTAGAAGGGTGTCTGTCGCTTGTGAAGTTTGCCGAAGGAAACGAATCAAG TGTGATGGTGCCAAACCATCTTGTGCTGGATGCTTGAGCTACGCGGAAAACTGCGAGTATAAATATGATAAGGAGAAACGCAA GCCACCAACCAAGCAGCACATACAAGCTCTGAATGCTCGTATAGAATTTTTGGAGTCGCAATTAGCAAAATATCAGCCCCAAGAAAGCGATAAAATTAGTAAAACAACTCACCAGTTGCAGAGTCAGGATGGCAAAGTgggaaataaagatatttctGGGGCTCAGTCTGAATCCCTAGACCCTATTGATGATATCACCGATGTCCTTGGGGGCCTAAGCATTGGAGAAGGCGACCAGCTGCGGTACTTTGGCTCGCGCAGCAATCTCAGCTTTATGGAACGACAGGGAGCAAAGCCCTTTACCTTTCGCCAAAACCCAAACCGGCCATTACAGCCAATTGGTGTAGATCCCGAAATCCGAGAAGAACTCCTCGATATCTACTGGAATTGGCAGAATCCTTGGCAGTATTTGGTTTATCAAAAAGTGTTTCTCAGGAGTCTGGAAGCTCAATTGGATGATGGATACTGTACCCCGTTGCTTCTTCACTCCATGCTAGCCTTGGCAGCGAGATACTCTGATAATCCTAAAGTCCGCACTGTCCCTAATGATTCGAGTACTGCAGGTGACGGTTTCTCCCAAAAGGCCCAGGCTCTCCTGTTCGAAGAGATCAAGGCCCCACGAGTTTCAACAATAGTGGCCGCCGCACATCTATCTCTATTTGAAATGGCCAAGGACAATGAACCATCTGGTTGGATTTACCTCG GTATTGCCATTCGAATGGCATATAACCTAGGGCTACATATCAACCCACATCTATGGGTTTCTTCGGGATCAATGACTCCCGACGAGGTTGAGCTGCGGTCAATCGCATGGTGGGGTTGTTACATGATTGAAAA ATTGTTTACTGTCGGCATTGGTCGACCAAGTATCATTATTGAGCGCGATATACAGGTCGATTTTCCATCCAATTTAGCTGATGTTGAATATGGCCAATGGAATGGACACTCGATATCCTCAGTTAGCCATCCATCTCTATCGTACTCTATCACTACTTTCATCAAGACATGTCAACTTTTGCGATTAGCAGCTCGTCCACTAGATGACAT TTATAGCCCTGGACATATTGTTTCCTTGaccgaaaagaaaagcataaTGACGAAGACTGATATAGCATTAACTGCTCTCTATAATAACTTGCCAAGTGTTCTTCGCCTGCCACCAACTCCTTCAAGGCCCTTGCCACCGCATATGTATTGTTTCCA CATGCACTTTTACACCTTGGTTATTCTTCTCCATCGACCATTCATCGCTATACCTAGTGATAACGGCCCTTCCCGTCGCTCCATAAATGAATCCGCCACTACAAGCTTGGAAACATGCATAAAAGCCGCAGAAAAAGTAACAGTTCTGTTCAGGGCTTACGCTAAGTTCTTTACCTTG AGAAAGGTATCGATATCCGTAGTTGATCCTGCCCGTACCGCTGCATTCATCCATCTTTTCAACATGACCTCCAAAGACCGTCAAATAAGGGATAAATCTAGACAGCTTTTCCTAGAAACGCTTCATTACTTGGAGCAAATGAGCATCGCCTGGGGATGGTCAAAGCGTTCAGTACGGGCACTTGGCCTGGTTTCACAGAAATGGAGGGTCCATGATATTGTGAAGAACAGGGGCCAGTCACCTGTTGACTCCTCTCTTGTGTATCAAGACGAACGCCAAAATCAGGGTTCAGAGATTGCAGGTAGCTTTGATGCATGGCTGCAGGACCCATTGGACTTACCATTAGCGGTTCAGGCTGCGGAAGATAGTAGCCCTTTGCTTGGAGGGAGCTTACATATGGATCAGGAGTTGTTCAATCCCCACAATTTTCTATCCGCAGGTGATGATGCATTCTTGTCGGGTCCTCTTCCCGATACCGACTGGGAGCATGGGTTCGATCTATGA
- a CDS encoding uncharacterized protein (COG:T;~EggNog:ENOG410Q23Q;~InterPro:IPR000719,IPR011009;~PFAM:PF00069;~go_function: GO:0004672 - protein kinase activity [Evidence IEA];~go_function: GO:0005524 - ATP binding [Evidence IEA];~go_process: GO:0006468 - protein phosphorylation [Evidence IEA]) — protein sequence MHESGVVHTDISPNNILQGVGDSSILSKMEEDELKRPIARKVLSDRSIYHSRPMPVCSGLPVVSDLGEARFGKEKHYGDIMPGIYRAPEVILEMEWDYKVDIWSIGNMIWDLAESHHLFFAKENGTLSDEQHLAEMVSLMGPPPPEFLMRSKRCERFWDAEGNWKGSICIPEQTFGLRELHFSGEDKVLFLNFLRRIFRWLPEERPTAEELVYDDFLMQPIMAKRDQ from the exons ATGCATGAAAGCGGTGTTGTTCATACCG atatTTCGCCGAACAATATACTTCAAGGAGTGGGAGATAGCTCTATCTTGtccaagatggaggaagatgaattAAAACGGCCGATTGCCAGAAAGGTTTTGAGCGACCGGAGTATTTACCACTCCCGCCCCATGCCTGTCTGTTCAGGTCTTCCTGTGGTGTCCGATCTAGGTGAAGCTAGAttcggaaaagaaaagcactATGGTGATATCATGCCGGGAATTTATCGTGCGCCAGAAGTCATTCTAGAAATGGAATGGGATTACAAGGTTGACATTTGGTCAATTGGGAACATG ATTTGGGATCTTGCAGAGAGCCAtcatcttttctttgccaAAGAAAATGGGACTCTCAGCGATGAGCAGCATCTGGCTGAGATGGTATCTCTAATGGgccctccacccccagaaTTCCTTATGAGGAGTAAGCGATGCGAAAGATTCTGGGATGCAGAAG GCAATTGGAAAGGCTCTATATGTATACCAGAGCAGACCTTTGGGCTCAGAGAGCTGCATTTCTCTGGGGAGGACAAAGTTCTTTTTCTAAACTTCTTGCGCAGGATATTTCGATGGCTTCCGGAAGAACGTCCGACAGCAGAAGAACTTGTGTATGATGATTTTCTAATGCAGCCAATTATGGCAAAAAGAGATCAATAA
- a CDS encoding amidohydrolase family protein (COG:S;~EggNog:ENOG410PP0G;~InterPro:IPR006680,IPR032466,IPR032465;~PFAM:PF04909;~go_function: GO:0016787 - hydrolase activity [Evidence IEA];~go_function: GO:0016831 - carboxy-lyase activity [Evidence IEA]): MGEHVRDWLRDKAVGWSHTPPVNKIDTHHHFVPPFYAQAVEEQGGDPSGWPTPSWNAIASKLLMKRVGVKTAVLSVTAPGACIAPERQSRAQLARRMNEYAADLRDKDPDHFAFFVSLPDILDTEDALAEIAYGLDTLHADGVTLFTRYGPSNTYLGHKDVEPIWAELNRRGCVIFIHPTHPVDIHPVNPKLPQPAIDYPHETTRTAMDMITSGTRLKYPNCKVILSHAGGALPYLISRVTTPMKRAPDVAVSYRIGTTHDKAMEAFRSFYFDLALSSSPQVLDILLKMVPHDHILYGSDFPYAPITAYPAFSEELENYQMNQELRDMINFKNAWKLFPRLANRTGPAM, encoded by the exons ATGGGTGAGCACGTTCGCGACTGGCTCCGGGACAAAGCCGTTGGATGGAGCCATACGCCGCCAGTGAACAAGATTgatactcatcatcatttcgTTCCACCTTTCTATGCACAGG CTGTGGAAGAACAAGGGGGCGACCCCAGTGGCTGGCCCACTCCCAGCTGGAACGCTATAGCATCTAAACTGCTGATGAAGCGAGTCGGTGTGAAGACTGCGGTGCTTTCAGTGACAGCTCCAGGTGCATGTATTGCCCCAGAGCGTCAATCACGCGCTCAACTGGCCCggagaatgaatgaatatgCGGCAGACCTGCGGGACAAAGACCCCGACCACTTCGCTTTTTTCGTATCTCTGCCCGATATACTTGATACCGAGGATGCGCTCGCAGAAATTGCTTATGGACTAGACACCCTGCATGCTGACGGAGTCACTCTGTTCACGCGCTATGGCCCTTCCAACACCTATCTCGGTCACAAGGACGTTGAACCCATCTGGGCTGAACTCAACAGACGAGGCTgtgtcatcttcatccatcccacccacccTGTCGATATTCATCCAGTCAACCCGAAGCTACCCCAACCGGCTATCGACTATCCTCACGAGACGACTCGCACAGCAATGGACATGATTACCAGTGGCACCAGACTAAAGTACCCAAACTGTAAAGTCATCCTGTCGCACGCAGGCGGGGCCTTGCCGTATCTCATCTCCCGGGTCACGACGCCAATGAAGAGGGCACCAGATGTTGCAGTCTCATACCGCATAGGAACGACTCATGACAAGGCGATGGAAGCTTTTCGCAGCTTTTACTTTGACCTGGCGTTGAGTTCGTCGCCGCAGGTTCTGGACATTCTGCTGAAGATGGTTCCACACGACCACATCTTGTATGGAAGCGATTTCCCATATGCGCCAATCACTGCATACCCAGCGTTttcggaggagctggagaactATCAGATGAATCAGGAGTTGCGGGACATGATCAATTTCAAGAATGCCTGGAAGCTCTTCCCGCGTTTGGCGAATAGGACTGGCCCGGCTATGTAG
- a CDS encoding cytochrome P450 (COG:Q;~EggNog:ENOG410PKMD;~InterPro:IPR001128,IPR017972,IPR002401,IPR036396;~PFAM:PF00067;~TransMembrane:1 (o20-40i);~go_function: GO:0005506 - iron ion binding [Evidence IEA];~go_function: GO:0016705 - oxidoreductase activity, acting on paired donors, with incorporation or reduction of molecular oxygen [Evidence IEA];~go_function: GO:0020037 - heme binding [Evidence IEA];~go_process: GO:0055114 - oxidation-reduction process [Evidence IEA]) — translation MSNSIHAQISGLAKENPLSATLVTIAAFLATIFLVVREIFTPVGKRRPPHGKRWKLPPGPKGIPIFGSLLDVRKIRNDEDHIINNELAQYGEMTTLHLGSKTWILLNSKRVVSEIIAKRGTLTNGRSPMPVASGIVSRNGRSLLLPPSGWTEKRRVMHSLLSGTALKQYASWQELESTQLLAEYLFQPERWYRHHYRYANSVVHRIALGERLVKSGKELEDLQNVVTYFVGSIGSSLIDWFPELDRLPRVLQPWRKHWEKLGDWNEEVYKSWWIPVREKVEQGTAPPSWVRDVLLHPDTKFTGDDQEAMYVALQLLEAGSDTTREVLNIFVMAALCYPKVFQKAREEVDRLCCNDGSLRLPGIDDLENMPYICALIKELLRWRPIFVLTPDHVLTSDMEFEGYHFPAGVGFVINEVPVCNECEDPEEVKPERWLDGHETDAAHGLWQFGGGRRICVGYRLAFRGLFINVARLVFCYDYAAAGPYNPKRLNHHKTDEPFPVKVTPRSEDHVKLILREGESQQVLEDAKRRV, via the exons ATGAGCAATTCAATCCATGCCCAGATCTCCGGGCTTGCCAAAGAGAATCCACTCTCGGCAACCCTCGTGACTATAGCAGCTTTTCTAGCAACAATATTCCTCGTCGTTCGAGAGATTTTTACTCCGGTTGGGAAACGCAGGCCTCCCCATGGCAAGAGATGGAAGCTCCCTCCTGGCCCTAAAGGAATACCGATATTTGGAAGCCTGTTAGACGTTCGCAAGATTCGCAATGACGAAGATCACATAATA AACAATGAACTCGCGCAATATGGCGAGATGACTACACTGCACCTCGGATCAAAAACGTGGATTTTGCTCAATAGCAAGCGCGTGGTCTCGGAGATTATCGCAAAACGCGGTACGCTCACAAACGGCCGAAGCCCTATGCCCGTTGCCAGTGGCATTGTTAGCCGCAACGGGCgctctcttctgcttcctcccTCAGGATGGACCGAAAAGCGACGAGTAATGCACTCGCTGCTCAGTGGCACAGCGCTAAAGCAGTATGCATCATGGCAGGAACTGGAAAGTACCCAACTGCTTGCTGAATATCTGTTCCAACCGGAGAGATGGTACCGTCATCACTATCGGTATGCAAACTCCGTAGTTCACCGCATTGCGCTCGGGGAGCGGCTGGTCAAATCAGGCAAAGAGCTTGAGGACCTACAGAATGTTGTTACCTATTTCGTGGGCAGCATCGGATCGAGCCTGATTGACTGGTTTCCCGAACTTGATCGTCTCCCTCGCGTTTTGCAGCCATGGAGGAAGCACTGGGAGAAGCTCGGTGATTGGAACGAGGAGGTCTACAAATCATGGTGGATTCCAGTTAGAGAGAAGGTAGAGCAAGGAACAGCGCCTCCATCATGGGTTCGCGACGTTCTTTTGCACCCGGACACCAAGTTTACTGGGGACGACCAGGAAGCCATGTATGTTGCGCTGCAGCTTCTGGAGGCTGGATCCGATACGACACGAGAAGTACTGAACATTTTCGTCATGGCAGCTCTTTGCTATCCGAAGGTTTTCCAAAAGGCCAGGGAAGAGGTCGACCGATTGTGTTGTAATGATGGGAGTCTCCGTCTGCCAGGGATCGACGACCTTGAAAATATGCCCTACATTTGCGCCTTGATCAAGGAACTCCTGCGGTGGAGACCCATTTTCGTTCTGACCCCTGATCATGTGCTTACCTCGGATATGGAGTTTGAGGGCTACCACTTTCCGGCAGGGGTTGGCTTCGTAATCAACGAGGTTCCAGTATGCAACGAATGCGAGGACCCAGAGGAAGTCAAGCCTGAGCGGTGGCTGGATGGACATGAAACTGACGCTGCACATGGTCTGTGGCAGTTTGGCGGAGGCCGCCGGATCTGCGTTGGTTACAGGCTGGCTTTCAGAGGACTGTTCATCAATGTGGCACGCCTAGTATTCTGTTATGATTATGCAGCA GCGGGACCCTATAACCCAAAACGACTCAATCACCACAAAACCGATGAACCGTTTCCGGTAAAGGTAACCCCAAGAAGCGAGGACCATGTTAAATTGATCTTGCGTGAAGGAGAATCACAGCAGGTTCTGGAAGACGCCAAACGTCGAGTATAG
- a CDS encoding uncharacterized protein (CAZy:CE10;~COG:I;~EggNog:ENOG410PR6J;~InterPro:IPR029058,IPR013094;~PFAM:PF10340,PF07859;~go_function: GO:0016787 - hydrolase activity [Evidence IEA]) has protein sequence MWNGFVGALMTNTPPDQLQAVLPSTLETYEAWVLSHGVSRAVDVLAADNATRLLWLGPSVSKKVLLFFHGGGYVMPLSEAHLDWMSYLRTEAVNAGVDMSVCILEYDLIPTSKYPRQMKQAISALQRLLISGYRPSDIVFGGDSAGGHLSLSLMSHLHCHYQAKEKFIHLQGPVKGCFLVSPLASFDFNTPSYQRWLSADVLTRKNVDEWGRYLVDDSPWHEEISAGYGWGMALDVSDSWWDNFTAVDHILVTGGCEEVFSDHIRLLGKVLKTKCKGIVALHMSNETHDGPLMDFGARRPPSATTKAIRDFVIACLKD, from the exons ATGTGGAATGGGTTTGTTGGTGCCCTCATGACCAACACACCCCCAGATCAGTTGCAGGCAGTCCTACCATCTACGCTAGAGACATATGAAGCATGGGTTCTGTCTCATGGGGTTAGCCGTGCGGTGGATGTCTTAGCAGCGGACAATGCCACTCGTCTGCTTTGGTTAGGGCCTAGTGTATCAAAGAAggtacttcttttcttccacg GTGGCGGATATGTGATGCCACTTTCTGAAGCGCACTTGGACTGGATGTCATATCTACGAACGGAAGCAGTCAACGCTGGGGTGGATATGAGTGTGTGCATTCTGGAATATG ACTTGATACCAACCAGCAAATATCCCAGACAGATGAAACAGGCAATCTCCGCATTACAGCGTCTACTTATTTCTGGGTATAGACCTTCTGAT ATCGTCTTCGGAGGAGACTCTGCTGGAGGCCACCTGTCGCTTTCCCTCATGTCGCATCTCCACTGCCACTATCAAGCCAAGGAGAAATTTATTCACCTACAGGGCCCTGTGAAAGGATGTTTTCTTGTGTCGCCGCTAGCATCGTTCGACTTCAATACACCTTCCTATCAAAGGTGGCTCAGTGCCGATGTTCTTACTCGCAAAAATGTAGACGAATGGGGACGTTATCTTGTCGATGATTCTCCGTGGCACGAGGAGATATCTGCTGGATATGGCTGGGGAATGGCGCTGGATGTTTCGGATAGCTGGTGGGATAATTTCACGGCTGTGGATCATATTCTTGTGACCGGCGGCTGCGAAGAGGTGTTCAGCGATCATATTCGACTGTTGGGCAAGGTCTTGAAGACAAAATGTAAGGGAATCGTGGCCTTGCACATGAGTAATGAAACCCACGACGGACCGCTTATGGACTTCGGAGCTAGAAGGCCGCCTAGTGCAACTACAAAAGCTATCAGAGACTTTGTTATAGCTTGCTTAAAGGATTGA
- a CDS encoding uncharacterized protein (COG:S;~EggNog:ENOG410PNBP;~InterPro:IPR036864,IPR007219,IPR001138;~PFAM:PF00172,PF04082;~TransMembrane:1 (o653-672i);~go_function: GO:0000981 - DNA-binding transcription factor activity, RNA polymerase II-specific [Evidence IEA];~go_function: GO:0003677 - DNA binding [Evidence IEA];~go_function: GO:0008270 - zinc ion binding [Evidence IEA];~go_process: GO:0006351 - transcription, DNA-templated [Evidence IEA];~go_process: GO:0006355 - regulation of transcription, DNA-templated [Evidence IEA]): MPPKASGDPKRRNGARRKVALACDSCREKKVRCDGNKPICGPCKRRSYRIDQCLYNPDNARTASRDEYFQTLHLRIRELESACLTAGLSIDSSLGLRAQQEPHSELNRSDEIPVETSSIPMAVPTSFGEPDERVPTSTGFGDGIPPEQAVLAARSESENSRSRRVVEQTTECSPNIGSYESPLFDDGEAHVTGMGQITAPDAESRRQSSRFQFYGSSSTASLMRFAWQSMPSRPANASSAELASSTLQDTFTEYRFDDFVLPPRTLADYLVRCFFDHVYTLYLFFHRPAFEAAYRNLWRAEDEAKIPLTDLRIGLGSGAESGPRSIVFHAALNSIFALGCQFADIEDVESVAHCFFLRSKRFIGLDFLDINTLGVVQTLLITALFLQSSPYPSRCWHSVGVACRVALGLGLHESDILASLSPLESDIRRRTWHGCVMMDVTLSMTYGRPTMTTHLTPLPPPEDLEMSRQSPPGEPSLLSYYIEAIKLYNILDRILSDVYYAWCGRTRQDRPQASTKSLGGLDTILGIEKELTLFEANLPSCLKWDPDTPELNSDGRLNQPIAHQKNVLHARYLHLHLLLHRPMFTQLYLERVRNRDSVGGNGVREEWSAHSSATRSALYLYTANKSATACVMAAIDLTHLVHETYHTNATDAWWYNGFYVSTAAIVLLMSFSSPSMLDPSTMDKARFAWREATGVLESMATVRRSANNTLQFLKALYRQAVPADVRQTASQTTGTASLHSNTMAQPYTPFDHPDHDLTQAPFFNWEEYVGSMGQSLDDLGFLTRLDFPDTLP, translated from the exons ATGCCCCCGAAAGCATCGGGTGACCCAAAGCGACGGAATGGCGCACGCCGCAAGGTTGCTCTGGCATGCGACTCGTGTAGAGAAAAGAAGGTTCGCTGCGACGGGAACAAGCCCATTTGTGGGCCATGCAAGAGGCGATCTTATCGGATAGACCAGTGTCTCTACAACCCGGATAACGCCCGGACGGCCAGCCGAGACGA GTACTTCCAGACCCTTCATCTCCGAATTAGAGAACTCGAAAGTGCCTGTTTGACGGCCGGGCTATCCATCGACAGTTCACTGGGCCTTCGGGCCCAACAAGAACCTCATAGCGAGCTCAACAGAAGCGATGAAATACCAGTGGAGACGAGCAGCATTCCCATGGCTGTCCCCACCTCATTTGGGGAACCCGATGAGCGGGTCCCTACCTCTACAGGTTTCGGGGATGGCATACCTCCGGAGCAAGCGGTGCTAGCTGCACGCAGTGAAAGCGAAAACAGCCGGTCCAGACGGGTAGTGGAACAGACTACAGAGTGCTCACCAAATATAGGATCCTATGAGTCGCCGTTGTTCGACGATGGGGAAGCCCACGTCACGGGCATGGGGCAGATCACAGCTCCGGATGCTGAAAGTAGGAGGCAGTCCTCCCGATTCCAATTCTATGGTAGTTCGTCCACTGCTTCGCTCATGAGGTTTGCCTGGCAGTCAATGCCTTCACGGCCAGCAAATGCTTCTAGTGCCGAACTTGCATCTAGCACATTGCAGGATACTTTCACCGAGTATCGGTTCGACGATTTTGTCCTCCCACCGCGCACGCTGGCAGACTACCTCGTCCGATGCTTTTTCGATCATGTATATACCCTATATCTGTTCTTTCACCGCCCCGCGTTTGAAGCAGCCTATCGAAATCTCTGGCGTGCTGAAGATGAGGCTAAGATACCTCTCACAGACTTGAGAATCGGACTGGGTTCCGGCGCGGAGTCCGGCCCTAGATCAATAGTCTTCCATGCTGCTTTGAATTCCATTTTTGCTCTAGGCTGTCAATTTGCAGACATTGAAGACGTCGAATCTGTTGCGCATTGCTTTTTTCTCAGGTCCAAACGCTTCATCGGACTTGACTTTCTTGATATTAATACCCTTGGGGTAGTTCAGACTCTATTGATAACAGCGCTATTTCTGCAGAGCTCGCCCTATCCAAGCAGATGCTGGCATTCGGTTGGTGTTGCTTGCCGGGTTGCTTTAGGATTGGGACTCCATGAGTCGGATATTCTCGCTAGCTTATCGCCCTTGGAATCCGATATTCGACGCAGAACGTGGCACGGCTgtgtgatgatggatgt CACTCTTAGCATGACGTATGGCCGACCTACCATGACCACCCATCTaactcctctccccccaccAGAAGACTTGGAGATGTCTCGACAAAGTCCGCCGGGAGAGCCGTCACTGCTGTCATATTATATCGAGGCTATCAAGCTCTACAACATCCTAGACAGGATCCTATCCGATGTATATTACGCTTGGTGTGGTCGGACACGCCAGGATAGACCACAGGCGTCGACGAAGAGCCTGGGAGGCTTGGACACAATCCTTGGAATTGAAAAAGAATTGACGTTGTTCGAGGCTAATTTACCTTCATGCCTTAAGTGGGATCCGGACACGCCGGAACTCAATTCAGATGGAAGACTGAACCAGCCAATTGCCCACCAAAAAAACGTTCTCCATGCGAG ATACTTGCATCTTCACCTGCTCCTTCACCGTCCGATGTTTACTCAGCTCTACTTGGAAAGAGTACGCAATCGCGATTCTGTAGGTGGAAATGGCGTTAGAGAAGAATGGTCAGCCCACAGTTCGGCAACCAGGAGCGCTCTGTACTTGTATACGGCTAATAAATCTGCCACTGCCTGCGTAATGGCAGCCATTGACCTGACGCACCTAGTCCATGAGACATACCACACAAACGCTACCGATGCATGGTGGTACAATGGGTTCT ATGTGTCAACAGCCGCCATAGTTCTCCTcatgtccttctcctccccatcaatGCTAGACCCGTCTACTATGGATAAAGCCAGGTTTGCCTGGAGAGAAGCTACGGGTGTTCTGGAGTCGATGGCCACCGTTAGACGCTCAGCGAACAACACGCTTCAGTTCCTCAAAGCTTTGTATCGGCAAGCAGTTCCCGCAGATGTGCGACAAACAGCCAGTCAGACTACTGGGACAGCTTCTCTACATTCAAATACCATGGCTCAACCTTACACCCCGTTTGATCACCCGGATCACGACTTAACTCAAGCTCCATTCTTTAATTGGGAGGAATATGTGGGAAGTATGGGACAAAGTCTGGATGATTTGGGATTCTTGACGAGGCTTGACTTTCCTGATACTTTGCCTTGA